The nucleotide window CGGCGATCGCCTCGAACGTCTCGTCGGTGACGGCGTCGCCGTCTGCACGAGGGCTCTCCGATCCCTCGCTGACGAAGCCGTCGAGTGCGAGCAGCGTTTCGACGGCGACGCCGGCCGCCGAGGGCGTCGACTGGTCGTTTAGCTCCTGTGGGCGCGTGACCAGCGACTCGCCGCTCTCGGGGGTAAAGTACAACGTCCCGGCCTCGACGTCCCAGAACTCCGCCTCGATGGTGCGGGCCAACTCGAGTGCGAAGGCGAGGTGGTCGACCTCGCCGGTGGCCTCGTAACAGCCGAGTGCGCCACGCGCGAGGAACGCGTAATCCTCGAGATAGCCGTCGACGGCAACGTCCCCATCCTTGTACCGCCGAGAGAGTCGCTTTTCGTCGTCGTCCCAGAGTCGGTCCCGGACGAACTCGAGGGCGTCGACAGCGGTCTCGGCGTACGCGTCATCGCCCAGCACCAGCGCTGCCTCGGCGTAGGTCGCGATCATCAGACCGTTCCAGCTTGCGAGCACTTTCTCGTCGCGGTTCGGTCGCGGCCGTTGCTCGCGGGCCTCGAACAGCCGTTCGCGGGCGGTTTCGAGTCGCGTTTCGACTTCCTGCTCCTCGAGGTCGAACGCCTCGGCGAGACTCGAGATCGATTGCACACGGTTGGGCTGATTCCGCCCTTCGAAGTTGCCCGACTCGGTGATATCGTAGCGTTCACAGAAGAGTTCAGCGGTGGTCTCATCCTCGAGCACCTCGCTGATTTCCTCGGGTGTCCAGACGTAGAACGCACCTTCCTCGCGTTCGCCCGTGTCCGGGTCCTCGCTCTGGGCATCGAGGGTGCTGAAGAAGCCGCTATCGTCGTGGGTCAGTTCCCGTTCGACGAATTCGAGGGCGTCCGCAACGACCTCGGCGTAGCGCTCTTCGCCCGTGAGCTGGTAGCCTGCAAGCAGGGCGCGAGGGATCTCGGCGTTGTCGTAGAGCATCTTCTCGAAGTGGGGCACCGTCCAGTCCCGGTCGACGCAGTAGCGGTGAAACCCGCCGCCGACGTAGTCGTAGAGGCCGCCGTCGACCATCGCGTCGAGGGACTCCTCGAGCACCTCGAGGTACTCGCTTTGGCCCGTCCGATCGTGCGCCCGAGCGAGCACACGGAGCCGAGACGGCTGTGGGAACTTCGGCCCGCCGGAGCCGAAGCCGCCGTACTGGCGGTCGGCGCTGCGAACGGCCGCATCGGCTGCCGTCTCGAGCACGTCGCTCGAGGGGGGCTCCGCGGCGGCGACCGAGTCGGGGGTCTCCTCGAGTTGGTCCGTCGCCGCGTCGGTCCACTGCTGGGCGCGGTTCTCGACTTCCTCGCGGTCCGTCTCCCACGTCTCGGCGAGTCGCTCGAGGACGTCGAGGAAGCCGGGCTGGCCGCGTTTCGATTCCTTGGGGAAGTAGGTCCCGATGTGGAACGGTTTGCCCTCGGGTGTGAGCCACGCCGAGAGCGGCCAGCCGCCCCGGCCGGTGACGAGCTGGCAGACGGTCATGTAGATGCTGTCGACGTCCGGGCGCTCCTCGCGGTCGACCTTGATCGGGACGAAGTTCTCGTTGAGCAGTTCGGCGACCTCCTCGTCGGCGAAGCTCTCCGACTCCATGACGTGACACCAGTGACACGCCGAGTAGCCGATCGAGAGGAAGATCGGCACGTCGTGTTCACGGGCCGTCTCTAAGGCCTGTTCGTCCCACGGCTGCCAATTAACGGGGTTGTCCGCGTGCTGGCGCAGATACGGGCTCTCCTCCTCGTTGAGCCGGTTGCGCGTGGTCGGGGTCGTCATACGCTCTCGTACGGGCAGGAGTTGTAAAAGCCCGACGTACGACTCGCTCCCGTGCCGGTATCGACCTCAAAAATCGGTACTCGAAGCGGCGATTCGAATCCGTTACTCGAGTTCTTCGGTAAGCAGGCGACGGAGCACGAGGTGGAGCACACCGCCGTTCTCGACGTACTCGACCGCCATCGGCGTGTCGACCTGTGCGGTGACCTCGAACTCGGTGACGTTGCCGTCGTCGTCTTCGGCGGTCACGGTCAGCACGGCGTTCGGCTCGAGGCCGTCCTCGAGGCCTTCGATCTGGAAGTACTCGTCGCCCTCAAGGCCGAGTTCCTCCCAGCCCTCGCCGTCCTGGAACTGCAGCGGCAGGACGCCCATGCCGATGAGGTTGTCACGGTAGATGCGCTCGTAGCTCTTGCCGATGGTCGCGCGGATACCGAGCAGATCGGT belongs to Natronorubrum aibiense and includes:
- a CDS encoding thioredoxin domain-containing protein gives rise to the protein MTTPTTRNRLNEEESPYLRQHADNPVNWQPWDEQALETAREHDVPIFLSIGYSACHWCHVMESESFADEEVAELLNENFVPIKVDREERPDVDSIYMTVCQLVTGRGGWPLSAWLTPEGKPFHIGTYFPKESKRGQPGFLDVLERLAETWETDREEVENRAQQWTDAATDQLEETPDSVAAAEPPSSDVLETAADAAVRSADRQYGGFGSGGPKFPQPSRLRVLARAHDRTGQSEYLEVLEESLDAMVDGGLYDYVGGGFHRYCVDRDWTVPHFEKMLYDNAEIPRALLAGYQLTGEERYAEVVADALEFVERELTHDDSGFFSTLDAQSEDPDTGEREEGAFYVWTPEEISEVLEDETTAELFCERYDITESGNFEGRNQPNRVQSISSLAEAFDLEEQEVETRLETARERLFEAREQRPRPNRDEKVLASWNGLMIATYAEAALVLGDDAYAETAVDALEFVRDRLWDDDEKRLSRRYKDGDVAVDGYLEDYAFLARGALGCYEATGEVDHLAFALELARTIEAEFWDVEAGTLYFTPESGESLVTRPQELNDQSTPSAAGVAVETLLALDGFVSEGSESPRADGDAVTDETFEAIAETVLETHANRIEANPLQHASLCLAADRLESGALEITVAADALPDAWRDRFAETYHPDRLFALRPPTEDGLEAWLEQLGLADAPAIWAGREARDGEPTLYVCRGRTCSPPTHDVEDALEWLGDNTSAPTADETTDGPESPF